From Micromonospora auratinigra:
GCCAGCTCCCCACCGGTCGCCGCCACGTCGAAGACGATCCGGTCGGTGTGCAGGGCGACGTCGAGGTCGGGGTAGCGGGTGACGTCGGCGACCGCGTCCCGCAGCCCGGTGACCCGGACGGCCAGCCCGGTCTCCTCGGCGAACTCGCGGACCACGGCGTCCTCGGCGGGCTCGGCGTGGGCCAGGCCGCCGCCGGGCAGCTGCCAGACGCCCGGGTGGTCGGCGTCGGCCGACCCGCGTACCAGCAGGACCCGCCCGTCGCCGTCCCGCAGGACCCCGTACGCCCCGATCCGCCGCCGTTGCTCCACCCGTACCCCTCGCCGTCCCGTTCGCCGCCACCGAAACCCGTCGATCATGAGGTTAGCGGCAGCGGGCGGGACGTACCGGCCCGGCGGCGGGTCCGGGCCGGCTCAGATGAGCTGGGCGGCCTGGACGGCCTCGGCGGTCACCTCGGTGAGCCGGTCGGTGGGCAGGGCACCCAGCTCCTCCCGGCGGAACCAGCGCGCCTCGCAGGTCGAGCCGCCGACGTCGGCCACCGTGGGCGGGGCCGGCTGGTCGACCACCACCCGGTAGAAGGCGCGTACGCCGTGCCAGTCGATCGGGTAGCCCTCCGGGCCGAGCGAGGCGGCGTCCCGGTGGCTGGCCACCCCGAGCAGCTCGACCAGGCGGCCGGTCTGGCCGGTCTCCTCGACCAGTTCGCGGATGAGCGCGGCGCCGGGCTGCTCGCCGTAGTCGGTGCCGCCGCCCGGCAGGTGCCAGCAGCCGGCGCCCGGGTAGCCGTCGGAGACCCGGGTGAGCAGCACCCGCTCCTCCGGGTCGGTCACCACGGCGTACGCGGCGAAACGCTGCGCCCGGTGCAGCCCGTCCGGGCCGGGGACCGCGTAGAACGAGGGGAACTCGGGCACCTCGGCCGGCACCAGGTCGTCGGTGGAGGTGGGCAGCCCCAGGGCGCGCGCGGTGAACAGCCGCAGCGGCAGCTCGCGGGCCTCGTCGAGGGTGAACCAGCGGGCCAGGTCGGTGGGGCGGTCGACCCGCTCGGTGAGCGTCCCGCCCCGGACGGAGACGGTGTAGAGCAGCCGGTCGGTGTGGATCGTGATGCCGCGCTCGGGCAGCGCCCGCATGTCGGCGATCACGTCCTGGAGGCCGGAGACGGCGACCGAGAGGCCGGTCTCCGCCGCGGTCTCCCGGACGACGGTGTGCTTGGGGTCCTCACCGTGGTCGACCGCCCCTCCGGGCAGCGACCAGGTGCCGGGGGTGCCGGAGCGCTCCGATGCGCGGACCAGCAACACTCGGCCGTCTGAATCAGCACAAACTGCGTATGCCGCGATCCTGCGGAGCGGCTCCAGCGAGGTGGTCACGGGAGGAAATTGTCCTCGCGCCGGGTTACCTCCATCGAAAAGAGTCAGATTCCTGACTCTTCGCTGGCGGCTCAGGGATCGGTCAGGGTAGGAGTCCGGGCGGTCACCGAGGTCGCCCGCCGGGCCGACGCGGGACCGTGGGGACATGACCTCCCCGCACTCCTCCCAGGCCCCGTACAAGCAGCTCCGCCGACCCGTCACGGACCGGATGATCGCCGGCGTGGCGAGCGGCGTCGGGCGCTACTTCGCCGTCGACCCCACCCTGGTCCGGGTGACCTTCGCGGTCGCCACCCTGCTCACCGGCGGGCTCGCCGCGCTGGCGTACCCGGTGATGTGGTTCCTGATGCCCGAGGAGCCGGCGGACGCCCCGGCCTGGCCGCACCCGGCGGGCACCGCGCCCGGCTGGCCGCCCGCCGCGCCGCCGGCTGCCGGCCCGACCTGGTCGGCGCCGACCGCCGGCCCGGACCGGTGGCCCGGGCCCGTGCCGCAGCCGGAGACCCGGCCGGCGCCTCAGCCGCCGACGGCGGCCTGAGCCCGGCTCACTCCCACTCGATGGTGCCCGGCGGCTTGCTGGTCACGTCGAGGACCACCCGGTTGACCTCGGCCACCTCGTTGGTGATCCGGGTGGAGATCCGGGCCACCACGTCGTAGGGCAGCCGCGACCAGTCGGCGGTCATCGCGTCCTCGCTGGAGACCGGGCGCAGCACCACGGGATGCCCGTAGCTGCGCCCGTCACCCTGCACCCCGACGCTGCGCACGTCGGCCAGCAGCACCACCGGGAACTGCCAGACGCCCCGGTCCAGGCCGGCGGCGGTCAGCTCCTCGCGGGCGATCAGGTCGGCCCGGCGGAGCACCGCCAGCCGCTCCTCGTCGACCGCGCCGATGATCCGGATGGCCAGGCCGGGGCCCGGGAACGGGTGCCGCCAGACCATCGCCTCGGGCAGGCCCAGCTCCAGGCCGAGCGTGCGGACCTCGTCCTTGAAGAGCGTCCGCAGCGGCTCGACCAGGGCGAACTTCAGGTCCTCCGGCAGACCGCCGACGTTGTGGTGGCTCTTGATGTTGGCGGTGCCGGTGCCGCCGCCGGACTCCACCACGTCCGGGTAGAGGGTGCCCTGGACCAGGAACTCCACGTCGCCGTGCGAGGCGATCTCGCGGGCGGCGGCCTCGAAGACCCGGATGAACTCCCGGCCGATGATCTTGCGCTTCTGCTCCGGGTCGGTCACCCCGGCCAGCGCGCCGAGGAACCGCTCCCGGGCGTCGACCACCTTGAGCTTGATGCCGGTGGCGGCGACGTAGTCCTTCTCCACCTGCTCGGCCTCGCCCGCGCGCAGCAGGCCGTGGTCGACGAAGACGCAGGTGAGCTGGTCCCCGACCGCCCTGTGCACCAGCGCCGCGGCGACCGCCGAGTCGACGCCGCCGCTCAGGCCGCAGATGACCTCCTTGTCGCCGACCTGCGCGCGGATCCGCGCCACCTGGTCGTCGATGATGTTCTCGGGCGTCCAGCTGGGCTCGATGCCGGCGATGTCGTACAGGAAGCGGGTCAGCATCTCCTGGCCGTGCGCGGTGTGCCCGACCTCCGGGTGGAACTGCACCCCGGCCCGGCGGCCGGTCAGGTCCTCGAACGCGGCGACCGGCGCGCCCGCCGACTCGGCCGTCACCGTGAAGCCCGCCGGCGCCTCGGTCACCGCGTCGCCGTGGCTCATCCAGACCGGCAGGTCGGCCGGCAGGTCACGCAGCAGCACGCCCGGCTCGAGCAGCCGGGGACGCAGCGGGGTGCCGCCGTACTCGCGGTTGCCGGTGCGGGCGACCGTGCCGCCGAGCGCCTGGGCCATCGCCTGGAACCCGTAGCAGATGCCGAAGACGGGGACCCCGGCGTCGAACATGCCGGCGTCGATCTGCGGGGCGTCCGGCGCGTAGACGCTGGACGGGCCGCCGGAGAGGATGATCGCGGCCGGGTTCTTCGCCAGCATCTCGGCGACCGGCATGGAGTGCGGGACGATCTCCGAGTAGACCTTGGCCTCGCGGACGCGACGCGCGATGAGCTGGGCGTACTGGGCTCCGAAGTCCACCACGAGGACGGGGCGAGGCGTGCTCATGTGCAGAAAGCCTACCGACAGTCACCCCCGCCCCGGGCCGCGCCCCGGGTGTGTCGCACGCCGCGTCTCCGGCGGAGCCGGCCGGCCGCCTCAGGGGCGTAGCGCGGCGGGGGCGTGCGCCGGCACGGCCGGCTGCCGGGGCGGCACCGGGTCGAGCCGGCGGTACGCTGCACCGGGCGCCGGGCGTGGGTCGTCCTCGCCCTTGTTCGGCCAGTACGAC
This genomic window contains:
- a CDS encoding NUDIX hydrolase — protein: MTTSLEPLRRIAAYAVCADSDGRVLLVRASERSGTPGTWSLPGGAVDHGEDPKHTVVRETAAETGLSVAVSGLQDVIADMRALPERGITIHTDRLLYTVSVRGGTLTERVDRPTDLARWFTLDEARELPLRLFTARALGLPTSTDDLVPAEVPEFPSFYAVPGPDGLHRAQRFAAYAVVTDPEERVLLTRVSDGYPGAGCWHLPGGGTDYGEQPGAALIRELVEETGQTGRLVELLGVASHRDAASLGPEGYPIDWHGVRAFYRVVVDQPAPPTVADVGGSTCEARWFRREELGALPTDRLTEVTAEAVQAAQLI
- a CDS encoding PspC domain-containing protein produces the protein MTSPHSSQAPYKQLRRPVTDRMIAGVASGVGRYFAVDPTLVRVTFAVATLLTGGLAALAYPVMWFLMPEEPADAPAWPHPAGTAPGWPPAAPPAAGPTWSAPTAGPDRWPGPVPQPETRPAPQPPTAA
- the guaA gene encoding glutamine-hydrolyzing GMP synthase, coding for MSTPRPVLVVDFGAQYAQLIARRVREAKVYSEIVPHSMPVAEMLAKNPAAIILSGGPSSVYAPDAPQIDAGMFDAGVPVFGICYGFQAMAQALGGTVARTGNREYGGTPLRPRLLEPGVLLRDLPADLPVWMSHGDAVTEAPAGFTVTAESAGAPVAAFEDLTGRRAGVQFHPEVGHTAHGQEMLTRFLYDIAGIEPSWTPENIIDDQVARIRAQVGDKEVICGLSGGVDSAVAAALVHRAVGDQLTCVFVDHGLLRAGEAEQVEKDYVAATGIKLKVVDARERFLGALAGVTDPEQKRKIIGREFIRVFEAAAREIASHGDVEFLVQGTLYPDVVESGGGTGTANIKSHHNVGGLPEDLKFALVEPLRTLFKDEVRTLGLELGLPEAMVWRHPFPGPGLAIRIIGAVDEERLAVLRRADLIAREELTAAGLDRGVWQFPVVLLADVRSVGVQGDGRSYGHPVVLRPVSSEDAMTADWSRLPYDVVARISTRITNEVAEVNRVVLDVTSKPPGTIEWE